In Chitinophaga nivalis, a single genomic region encodes these proteins:
- a CDS encoding helix-turn-helix domain-containing protein, which yields MQLPGESVIHDIRTYLAVNLDKPFSISQLAKDYCISPSKLQHDFKKCFQESVSDYVLRMKMEKGRSMLHHSGKKISDIAYELGYSHRSSFTKLFRKFYGYSPREVKNICRTGFLFIVLLFQIYNNSEKPSNFLRYIDTALFPLNQHLLYH from the coding sequence ATGCAACTGCCTGGTGAATCCGTTATTCATGATATACGCACCTATCTGGCTGTTAATCTGGATAAACCCTTTTCAATTTCGCAGCTGGCCAAAGATTATTGTATCAGTCCTTCTAAATTGCAGCATGACTTTAAAAAATGTTTCCAGGAGTCTGTCAGTGACTATGTACTGCGGATGAAGATGGAAAAGGGAAGAAGCATGCTGCACCATTCCGGTAAAAAAATTTCGGACATTGCCTATGAGCTGGGATACAGCCATAGGAGCAGCTTTACCAAGTTATTCAGGAAGTTTTATGGGTATTCCCCCCGGGAAGTTAAAAACATTTGCAGAACAGGCTTCCTTTTTATCGTTTTATTGTTTCAAATTTACAATAACTCAGAAAAACCGTCGAACTTTTTAAGATATATAGACACAGCATTGTTCCCCCTAAATCAACATCTTTTATACCATTAG
- the prfH gene encoding peptide chain release factor H, giving the protein MEKILIQITSGRGPVECSRVVARIQEKMLQQAKREGIVMEVLENVKGDLNGTLLSATLLAKGTDLSAFKKEWSGTVQWIAQSPYRKFHKRKNWFAGVAVFDVATQLQWRVQDVVLETCRASGPGGQHVNKVETAVRGTHRPTGLQVLAMDSRSQLQNKQLCLERLEAKFLAWQTSQLVQQQQDRWQEHNILERGSAVKVIAERL; this is encoded by the coding sequence ATGGAGAAGATATTAATACAGATTACCTCCGGCCGCGGTCCGGTAGAATGCAGCCGGGTAGTCGCCAGGATACAGGAGAAAATGCTGCAGCAGGCTAAACGCGAGGGCATTGTGATGGAGGTATTGGAGAATGTAAAAGGAGACCTCAATGGCACCTTATTGTCTGCTACCTTGCTGGCAAAAGGAACAGACCTGTCTGCCTTTAAAAAGGAGTGGAGTGGTACGGTGCAGTGGATTGCGCAAAGTCCTTACCGCAAGTTTCATAAGCGTAAGAATTGGTTTGCAGGCGTGGCCGTATTTGATGTGGCAACACAGTTGCAATGGCGGGTGCAGGATGTGGTATTGGAAACCTGCCGGGCTTCAGGACCTGGTGGTCAGCATGTCAACAAGGTAGAAACGGCGGTGCGGGGAACGCACCGGCCTACCGGGTTGCAGGTGCTGGCCATGGACAGCCGGTCGCAGCTGCAGAATAAACAGTTGTGTCTGGAACGGCTGGAAGCCAAGTTCCTGGCCTGGCAGACAAGTCAGCTGGTACAGCAGCAGCAGGACCGCTGGCAGGAACATAATATACTGGAGCGGGGTAGTGCAGTGAAGGTGATTGCCGAACGGTTATAG
- a CDS encoding RtcB family protein — MGHLRTKELSKIGYTNDRTRSLVVNIMAKHFKHHDKADIITLLTNIKTNPAAYADDAVVGPIAATFMEAPVECNFQSYALLESTGQLKVYGAKEIERTARQQMEMAMSLPVTLQGALMPDAHTGYGLPIGGVLATDNAIIPYAVGVDIGCRMALTIIDEGASFLKRYAYQIKVALKEYTHFGMEGGLPFEQEHAVLDDALFDAIPLLKKWQGKAARQLGSSGSGNHFVEFGLITLEPDNALQLPAKEYLALLSHSGSRGLGANIAQHYTGIAMDTCKLPRSVQQLAWLDLNTEAGQEYWLSMHLAGDYAKACHDRIHANLLKALGLQGLATVENHHNFAWEDQLADGRKAIIHRKGATPAHAGEMGIIPGSMTTAAYLVMGKGIGQALYSASHGAGRAMSRKRAKESMTVSHLKKMLAAADVTLIGGSVEENPLAYKDIEKVMPAQQELVAIQGRFMPSIVRMNKD, encoded by the coding sequence ATGGGCCATTTAAGAACAAAAGAATTAAGTAAAATAGGCTACACCAATGACAGGACCAGAAGCCTGGTGGTAAATATCATGGCCAAACATTTTAAACACCATGATAAAGCCGACATCATTACCTTATTAACTAACATTAAAACAAATCCTGCAGCCTATGCCGACGATGCGGTTGTAGGACCTATCGCTGCCACTTTTATGGAGGCGCCGGTAGAATGTAATTTTCAGTCGTATGCGCTGCTGGAATCAACCGGACAACTGAAAGTATACGGCGCAAAAGAAATAGAACGTACCGCCCGGCAGCAGATGGAAATGGCCATGTCGCTGCCGGTAACACTGCAGGGCGCCCTGATGCCGGACGCACATACCGGTTATGGATTACCCATTGGTGGTGTATTGGCCACTGATAATGCCATCATACCCTATGCGGTAGGTGTGGACATTGGCTGCCGCATGGCGCTGACCATCATCGACGAAGGAGCCAGCTTTCTGAAACGTTATGCCTATCAGATAAAAGTAGCGTTAAAAGAATATACGCACTTCGGCATGGAAGGCGGACTTCCCTTTGAACAGGAACATGCCGTATTGGATGATGCCTTGTTTGATGCCATCCCCCTGTTGAAAAAGTGGCAGGGGAAAGCGGCGCGGCAACTGGGTTCTTCCGGCAGCGGCAACCACTTTGTGGAATTTGGCCTCATCACGCTGGAGCCAGACAATGCCTTGCAACTGCCGGCCAAAGAATACCTGGCTTTGTTGTCGCATTCCGGCAGCCGCGGACTGGGCGCCAATATCGCGCAGCACTATACCGGCATCGCTATGGATACCTGTAAACTGCCTCGCTCTGTACAGCAGCTGGCCTGGCTGGACCTCAACACGGAAGCCGGACAGGAATACTGGCTGTCTATGCACCTGGCGGGCGACTATGCGAAGGCATGTCATGACCGTATTCATGCCAACCTGTTGAAAGCATTGGGCTTGCAGGGACTGGCGACTGTGGAAAATCACCACAACTTTGCCTGGGAAGATCAGCTGGCCGATGGCCGCAAAGCGATCATCCACCGCAAAGGCGCTACACCGGCGCATGCGGGTGAGATGGGAATTATCCCCGGTAGCATGACAACGGCGGCTTACCTGGTAATGGGCAAGGGCATAGGCCAGGCGTTGTATTCTGCTTCCCATGGTGCGGGCAGAGCGATGAGCCGGAAGCGCGCCAAAGAAAGCATGACAGTGTCTCACTTGAAGAAGATGCTGGCTGCAGCGGATGTGACGCTTATAGGCGGCAGTGTGGAAGAAAATCCATTGGCCTATAAGGACATTGAAAAAGTAATGCCTGCACAGCAGGAACTGGTAGCTATCCAGGGGCGGTTTATGCCTTCAATAGTAAGAATGAACAAAGACTAA
- a CDS encoding TetR/AcrR family transcriptional regulator: MDKQLIRNAYKVYWLENGKAPVSVYALCKTLDISEADFYAVYSSPEAIEKDIWLAIFQDTLEQLHADEIYQQYNAQEKLLAFYFLWVQKLKEDRSYLLLQKASFRFPELHHRKLETFRLAFNKYVGELVKEGYQSNEIKERKYISDQYIHGFWIQALFVLKYWLDDNSANFEMTDAAIEKAVNLSFQLIRSNTLDSLLDFGKFIFTRNQAS, from the coding sequence ATGGACAAACAGCTTATCCGTAATGCGTATAAAGTGTATTGGCTGGAAAACGGCAAGGCCCCCGTATCCGTATATGCACTTTGCAAAACCCTCGACATTTCCGAGGCTGATTTTTATGCCGTATACAGTTCCCCGGAAGCCATCGAAAAAGACATCTGGTTAGCGATCTTCCAAGACACGTTGGAGCAGCTGCATGCAGATGAAATCTATCAGCAATACAACGCCCAGGAAAAGCTCCTGGCCTTCTATTTTCTGTGGGTGCAAAAACTCAAGGAAGACCGTAGCTACCTGCTCCTGCAAAAAGCCAGCTTCCGTTTTCCGGAATTACATCACCGCAAGCTGGAAACCTTCCGCCTGGCCTTTAACAAATATGTCGGCGAACTGGTAAAAGAAGGGTATCAATCCAACGAAATCAAAGAAAGAAAATACATCTCCGATCAATATATTCACGGGTTCTGGATACAGGCATTATTTGTATTGAAATACTGGCTGGACGACAACAGCGCCAACTTTGAAATGACAGACGCAGCGATCGAAAAAGCGGTCAATCTCAGCTTCCAGCTGATCAGATCCAATACGCTGGACAGTCTGCTGGACTTTGGAAAATTCATCTTTACGCGGAACCAGGCATCATGA
- a CDS encoding ABC1 kinase family protein has protein sequence MKEQSNIPTTKVERAGKFVTTGLKVGTNYIKHYTRKLIDPSITKEALHQDNAADIYDTLSNLKGSALKVAQMLSMDKGMLPKAYTEKFAMSQYSAPPLSGPLVVNTFMKTLGKSPSQLYDQFELQASNAASIGQVHKAFKDGKKLAVKIQYPGVANSVKSDLRIVKPFAMRIVGMNEVDMDKYFEEIASKLLEETDYKLELERSIALSNACSHIPNLHFPGYYPELSSDRIITMDWLDGLHLKEFLLTNPSQEARNKIGQALWDFYQFQMHSLKQVHADPHPGNFLMRPDGTVGIFDFGCVKEIPEDFYTNYFLLIDKEVLKDAQRRHEIYTNLEMIHPTDSPQEVAFFSGLFQHMIDLLTLPFTVPTFDFGNDTYFNEIYAYMDELYNMKEIRESKVARGSRHSLYVNRTYFGLYSILSDLKANIVTKF, from the coding sequence ATGAAAGAACAATCCAACATACCCACCACCAAGGTGGAAAGAGCAGGGAAGTTTGTGACAACCGGACTAAAAGTAGGTACCAACTATATCAAACACTACACCCGCAAACTGATAGATCCGTCGATTACCAAAGAGGCGCTTCACCAGGATAATGCGGCCGATATCTACGATACCCTCAGCAACCTGAAAGGCAGCGCCCTGAAAGTAGCCCAGATGCTGAGCATGGACAAAGGCATGCTGCCCAAGGCATATACTGAGAAATTTGCTATGTCGCAGTACAGCGCGCCTCCGCTTTCCGGCCCGCTGGTCGTGAATACGTTCATGAAAACTTTAGGCAAATCCCCGTCACAGCTATATGACCAGTTTGAGCTGCAGGCCAGCAACGCCGCCTCCATCGGTCAGGTACACAAAGCCTTTAAAGACGGCAAAAAGCTGGCAGTCAAGATCCAGTATCCCGGTGTAGCCAACAGCGTTAAATCCGACCTCCGTATCGTTAAGCCATTCGCCATGCGTATTGTAGGGATGAATGAGGTAGATATGGATAAATACTTTGAGGAAATAGCCTCCAAACTGCTGGAAGAAACCGACTACAAGCTGGAACTGGAGCGTTCTATCGCCCTCTCCAACGCCTGTAGCCATATTCCCAACCTGCACTTTCCGGGATATTATCCGGAACTGTCGTCAGACCGCATTATTACCATGGACTGGCTGGATGGCCTCCATTTAAAGGAATTCCTGCTGACCAATCCTTCGCAGGAAGCCCGGAATAAAATCGGCCAGGCCCTGTGGGATTTTTACCAGTTCCAGATGCATAGCCTCAAACAGGTACATGCTGATCCGCACCCCGGGAATTTCCTGATGCGGCCAGATGGCACAGTGGGCATCTTCGACTTCGGCTGCGTAAAAGAGATTCCGGAAGATTTTTATACCAACTATTTCCTGCTGATTGACAAGGAAGTATTGAAAGACGCGCAACGCCGGCATGAAATCTACACCAACCTGGAAATGATCCATCCTACGGATTCGCCCCAGGAAGTAGCCTTTTTCTCTGGTCTCTTTCAACATATGATAGACCTCCTCACCCTTCCTTTTACCGTACCTACTTTCGACTTTGGCAACGATACCTATTTCAATGAAATCTATGCTTACATGGATGAGTTGTACAATATGAAAGAAATACGCGAATCCAAAGTAGCCCGGGGCTCACGGCATAGTCTATACGTAAACCGCACCTATTTCGGATTATATTCAATACTTAGTGACCTGAAAGCAAATATTGTAACAAAATTTTAA
- a CDS encoding sensor histidine kinase, whose protein sequence is MKQEWYRHKAFIIFAHLFVWVLLYVLPLLLSPAYGKQAARDPGEKQIWNFYFSLHYCILIGLFYLNAGYLIPQLINKKKYTTYFISLLVIFTTFCCLRYGYEKIFLPHRRIDIKPAILYTFLTTLFNVSSSTAYQMIRDKISAERNSNVRENENLKTELSLLRSQVSPHFMFNVLNNMVSLARKKSDLLEPSLIKLSSLMRYMLYETDGDKVPLEKETEYLQSYIDLQQQRFGKNVAIQVSMLLPEQYYEIEPMLLIPFVENAFKHGTGLITDAQITIHLYTTKNQLFFSVRNKFNNNGEIKDKTSGIGLTNVKRRLNLLYGDDHVLQINRKAPWFAVSLTLNLH, encoded by the coding sequence ATGAAACAGGAATGGTATCGTCATAAAGCATTTATCATCTTTGCCCATTTGTTTGTATGGGTATTGCTTTATGTACTGCCTTTACTTTTAAGTCCTGCCTATGGTAAGCAGGCCGCAAGGGATCCCGGCGAAAAACAAATCTGGAACTTTTATTTCAGCCTGCATTATTGTATACTGATAGGACTGTTTTACCTGAACGCCGGTTACCTCATTCCGCAACTGATCAATAAAAAAAAGTATACTACCTATTTCATATCGCTCTTAGTGATTTTTACCACCTTCTGTTGCCTGCGTTACGGATATGAAAAAATCTTCTTACCTCATCGCCGGATAGACATCAAACCCGCCATCCTATATACTTTTCTGACAACGCTCTTCAATGTTTCCAGCAGTACGGCCTATCAGATGATCCGGGACAAAATCAGCGCCGAAAGAAACAGCAACGTCCGGGAAAATGAAAACCTGAAAACAGAATTATCACTTCTCCGCTCACAGGTAAGTCCGCACTTTATGTTTAATGTGCTGAACAATATGGTATCGCTTGCCCGTAAAAAATCAGACCTGCTGGAACCTTCGCTGATAAAGCTGTCATCGCTGATGCGTTACATGTTGTACGAAACAGATGGGGATAAAGTACCGCTCGAAAAAGAGACGGAATATCTGCAGAGCTACATAGATTTGCAACAGCAACGCTTTGGAAAAAATGTGGCGATACAAGTCTCTATGTTACTACCGGAACAGTATTATGAAATTGAACCCATGCTACTGATCCCTTTTGTGGAAAATGCATTCAAACATGGTACCGGCCTTATTACAGACGCGCAAATTACGATCCATCTGTATACAACAAAAAATCAATTATTCTTTTCTGTACGCAATAAATTCAACAATAACGGTGAAATAAAAGATAAAACCAGTGGCATCGGCCTTACAAACGTCAAAAGGCGTTTAAACCTGTTATATGGAGATGACCATGTTTTACAGATTAACCGGAAAGCCCCCTGGTTTGCAGTGTCCCTCACACTTAACCTACATTGA
- a CDS encoding LytR/AlgR family response regulator transcription factor — protein MKCIAIDDEPLALDLLEDNISRIPYLQLAARCHNAFDALETIQQQSIDLIFLDIQMPGLTGLQLLQCVPNKPLVILITAYEKYALDGYNLDVTDYLVKPVAEERFAKACHKALQRHQVKTGNKPIREQPDFFFVNVEYSLVKIIFSDICWIEGLKDYVKIHLFSDQQPLITRMSIKSLEAQLPTAGFIRIHKSYMVAIAAITAIRRNCVFVAEQELPIGDTYRDILYMLAGKTNLL, from the coding sequence ATGAAATGTATAGCCATTGATGACGAACCCTTAGCATTGGATCTGCTGGAAGACAATATCAGCAGAATACCCTATCTGCAACTGGCAGCCCGTTGCCACAATGCTTTTGATGCATTGGAAACCATCCAGCAACAATCCATTGATCTTATTTTTCTCGACATTCAGATGCCCGGATTAACCGGTTTACAATTGCTGCAATGTGTGCCTAACAAACCGTTGGTCATCCTGATTACTGCCTATGAAAAATATGCACTGGATGGCTACAACCTGGATGTAACCGACTATCTCGTCAAACCCGTGGCAGAAGAACGTTTCGCAAAAGCCTGCCATAAAGCCCTCCAACGCCATCAGGTTAAGACAGGCAATAAACCCATCAGAGAACAACCCGACTTCTTTTTTGTTAATGTAGAATATAGCCTGGTAAAAATTATTTTCAGTGATATATGCTGGATTGAAGGACTCAAAGATTATGTTAAAATACATTTGTTCAGTGACCAGCAACCATTGATTACCCGGATGAGTATTAAAAGTCTGGAAGCCCAGTTGCCCACAGCCGGATTTATACGTATTCATAAATCCTACATGGTGGCTATCGCCGCTATTACCGCTATCCGCAGGAACTGCGTCTTTGTTGCAGAACAGGAATTACCAATAGGAGATACCTATCGGGATATACTTTATATGCTCGCCGGAAAAACTAATCTTTTATAA
- a CDS encoding outer membrane beta-barrel protein, translating into MQKICLTITLFLLSWHIQAQPPVMMGMPPGNNGHIYGKVVDPDGKSVSNASVIVLQNRLDTLTKKNKEILLKGVLTAGNGEFSIDELPGGGPLRLRISATGFNTYDQQITFPPFDKDLGKIKLTAASTQLKGVTVTATKPALQLDIDKKVFNVEKNLVSAGGTAVDVMKNVPSVNVDIDGNVSLRNSTPQLYIDGRPTTLTLDQIPADAIESVEVITNPSARYDASGGNAGILNIILKKNRKTGYNGNVRAGVDKRGALNGGGDFNLRQGKINIAASVMGNQIKSRTTGTTERNNFADNPVTNIFQSNNNRNNAGFLFGKLGVDYFITNRTTLSLSGVKVHGKVRPEETIDINTDTLYKQGIRNSSSQRNFIGDMGFNANGVVLGMKHLFPREGEELTTDFNYFDGTGTTHSDYTTYYFNKDNTPPHTALQQMLGENNIRFTTIQADYIRPFTNKMKLETGLRAAIRNTRSDFNTYNYDASTQQYVRIPGASSNYKNTDEVYAAYASLSQTIGNFGYKAGLRAESSRYRGDLLNTGEHFKNNYPISLFPSLFLSQKFKHDQELQLSYTRRINRPTFFQLVPFTDSTDKLNITKGNPNLIPEFTNSIELSYQKVLQGKHTFLGSIYYKHTNDLITGYISKEINPVNGQEVLINTYINANSSYTMGAELTTMNTFTKWWSITSNINLYNSQINVDNVQQASQAAMWSWFGKLNNTFRLPAGIELQLSAMYQSKTNLPATENKGPNGAPLMQAQSSSQGYIASFYAVDAAIRKTFLKDNAASVTLSFNDIFRSRRSKQYAESAYFTQTFDRLRDPQMIRLNFSYRFGKTDASLFKRKNMGAGMQGMSEVMQ; encoded by the coding sequence ATGCAAAAGATCTGCTTAACAATTACCTTATTTCTGTTATCGTGGCATATACAAGCACAACCTCCGGTCATGATGGGCATGCCGCCTGGCAATAACGGACACATATACGGAAAAGTCGTTGACCCCGACGGCAAATCAGTTAGCAATGCTTCCGTTATTGTCCTGCAAAACCGCCTGGACACCCTCACTAAAAAAAACAAGGAAATACTGCTTAAAGGTGTACTCACTGCCGGCAATGGTGAATTCAGCATCGATGAACTTCCCGGCGGCGGACCACTCCGGTTAAGGATCAGCGCCACCGGATTCAATACCTACGATCAACAGATAACCTTCCCTCCTTTTGACAAAGATCTTGGAAAAATTAAACTGACTGCCGCCAGTACCCAACTGAAAGGTGTAACGGTAACCGCTACCAAGCCCGCTCTACAGCTGGATATAGACAAAAAGGTATTCAATGTGGAAAAGAACCTCGTCAGTGCAGGCGGTACCGCCGTAGATGTCATGAAAAACGTTCCTTCTGTTAACGTAGACATTGACGGTAATGTGAGTCTGCGCAACAGCACGCCACAATTGTACATAGACGGACGTCCAACCACGCTGACCCTCGACCAGATTCCTGCAGATGCCATTGAAAGCGTGGAAGTAATTACCAACCCCTCTGCCAGATACGACGCATCGGGTGGTAATGCGGGCATCCTGAACATCATATTGAAAAAGAACCGTAAAACCGGCTATAATGGCAATGTACGTGCAGGTGTGGATAAACGCGGCGCGCTGAATGGTGGCGGCGATTTTAACCTCCGCCAGGGTAAAATAAATATTGCGGCCTCCGTGATGGGGAATCAGATAAAAAGTCGCACTACCGGCACTACGGAACGCAATAATTTCGCCGATAATCCTGTGACCAACATCTTTCAATCCAACAACAACCGGAATAACGCCGGCTTTTTATTTGGCAAACTGGGCGTGGATTATTTTATTACCAACCGCACCACCCTCTCTCTTTCCGGCGTGAAGGTACATGGCAAAGTACGGCCCGAAGAAACCATTGATATCAATACAGATACCCTGTACAAACAGGGCATCCGCAACAGCAGCAGTCAACGCAATTTTATCGGTGATATGGGTTTCAATGCCAATGGTGTAGTGCTTGGCATGAAACACCTGTTTCCAAGAGAAGGAGAAGAACTGACAACAGACTTCAACTACTTTGATGGTACCGGCACCACCCACTCCGATTACACAACCTATTATTTCAACAAGGATAACACGCCGCCTCATACCGCGCTGCAACAGATGCTGGGTGAAAACAATATCCGTTTTACCACCATTCAGGCAGACTACATCCGGCCTTTTACCAATAAGATGAAACTGGAAACAGGGTTACGGGCTGCTATACGTAACACCAGGAGTGATTTCAATACGTATAACTATGACGCCTCTACGCAGCAATATGTACGGATACCCGGCGCCTCCAGTAACTATAAAAATACGGATGAAGTATATGCAGCTTATGCCAGCCTCTCACAAACCATCGGTAATTTCGGCTATAAAGCAGGCCTGCGGGCCGAAAGCTCCCGATACCGCGGCGATCTGCTGAACACCGGCGAACATTTTAAAAACAACTATCCTATCAGTCTGTTTCCTTCTTTGTTTTTAAGCCAGAAATTCAAACATGATCAGGAGCTGCAATTAAGCTATACCCGCCGGATCAACCGGCCTACCTTTTTCCAGCTGGTGCCCTTTACGGATTCTACGGACAAACTCAATATCACCAAAGGAAATCCCAATCTGATACCGGAGTTCACCAATTCTATTGAATTATCCTATCAGAAAGTACTGCAAGGCAAACATACTTTTCTGGGTTCCATCTATTACAAACATACCAACGACCTGATCACCGGCTATATTTCCAAAGAAATCAATCCGGTGAACGGACAGGAAGTACTGATCAACACTTATATCAACGCCAATTCCAGCTATACGATGGGCGCAGAACTAACCACCATGAATACTTTCACAAAATGGTGGAGTATTACCTCCAATATCAATCTGTATAATTCGCAAATCAATGTGGATAATGTACAGCAGGCGTCTCAGGCGGCCATGTGGAGCTGGTTCGGGAAGTTAAACAATACGTTCCGGCTGCCCGCTGGTATTGAATTACAGCTTTCAGCGATGTATCAATCGAAAACCAATCTGCCGGCCACGGAAAACAAAGGGCCCAATGGCGCCCCGCTCATGCAGGCCCAAAGCTCCTCTCAGGGTTATATCGCTTCCTTTTATGCCGTAGATGCCGCCATCAGAAAAACCTTCCTGAAAGACAATGCCGCTTCGGTGACGCTATCGTTTAATGATATCTTCCGGAGCCGCCGATCCAAACAATATGCGGAAAGCGCCTATTTTACACAAACCTTTGACCGGCTGCGGGATCCACAGATGATCCGGCTCAACTTCAGTTACCGGTTTGGTAAAACGGATGCCAGTCTTTTCAAAAGGAAAAACATGGGGGCAGGTATGCAGGGTATGTCGGAAGTGATGCAGTAA
- a CDS encoding metallophosphoesterase family protein yields MPSTYVIGDIHGALKALQQLIGRVAPAKEDQLIFLGDYVDGWSESAGVIAYLMELAQQHPCIFLRGNHDAWCQAWMNGASPDPSWLIHGGKATIASYTPLSEAAKKQHYAFFYDMRNYHIDAQNRLFIHAGFTSMHGPAHERFEAMTYWDRTLWEMALAMDKRIERDSALYPKRLRQFEEIFIGHTPTLNYDEYLPMKACNVYNVDTGAAFTGKLSAMDIASKEVWQSDTVQTLYPHEKGRNQ; encoded by the coding sequence ATGCCATCAACCTACGTTATTGGTGATATACACGGTGCCCTCAAAGCATTGCAACAACTGATCGGAAGAGTAGCGCCTGCAAAAGAAGACCAGCTGATATTTTTAGGGGATTATGTAGATGGCTGGTCAGAATCTGCAGGAGTCATTGCGTACCTGATGGAACTGGCACAGCAGCACCCCTGTATTTTTCTCCGTGGCAACCATGATGCCTGGTGTCAGGCGTGGATGAATGGTGCCAGCCCGGATCCTTCCTGGTTGATACATGGTGGCAAGGCTACTATCGCCAGTTATACCCCTTTATCGGAAGCCGCAAAAAAACAGCACTACGCTTTTTTTTATGATATGCGGAATTACCACATTGATGCGCAAAACAGACTGTTTATACATGCCGGCTTTACTTCCATGCATGGCCCTGCCCATGAGCGTTTTGAAGCAATGACCTATTGGGACCGTACATTATGGGAAATGGCACTGGCCATGGATAAACGTATAGAGCGGGATTCGGCCCTGTATCCCAAAAGATTGCGGCAGTTTGAAGAGATATTTATTGGCCATACGCCGACCCTCAATTATGATGAATACCTGCCTATGAAGGCCTGTAATGTGTATAATGTAGATACCGGAGCTGCCTTTACCGGAAAACTGTCTGCCATGGATATCGCTTCCAAAGAAGTGTGGCAAAGCGATACCGTACAGACATTGTACCCACACGAAAAGGGCAGAAACCAATAA
- a CDS encoding NUDIX hydrolase: protein MTQTNQKAFHEYQNPSLAVDLVVFGYHDNTLSVLLLNRKEEPFKDCWTLPGGFLQMDETFLDTCSRILRTKLGMDGVFVEQLYSFDALNRDPRGRVIAVGYYALINPAKFQVVAGSMANDVKWFNVRKLPAMGFDHKSIFQLALQRLQSKIQYDPVGFELLDELFTITELHELYECILHITIDRRNFRRKILDAAYVINTGMKREGLKNRHPELYRFNKQLKKHSFQISIPAE, encoded by the coding sequence ATGACGCAAACAAATCAAAAAGCTTTTCATGAATACCAAAATCCTTCCCTGGCAGTAGATCTGGTGGTATTTGGCTATCATGATAATACGCTCTCGGTATTGCTGCTGAACCGGAAGGAAGAACCGTTTAAGGATTGCTGGACCCTCCCGGGTGGTTTCCTCCAGATGGACGAAACCTTTCTGGATACCTGTTCCCGCATCCTGCGTACCAAACTGGGTATGGATGGGGTTTTCGTGGAGCAGCTCTATTCTTTTGATGCACTGAACCGCGATCCCCGGGGCAGGGTAATTGCAGTGGGATACTATGCGTTGATTAATCCGGCTAAATTTCAGGTGGTAGCCGGGAGTATGGCCAATGATGTAAAATGGTTTAATGTACGCAAGCTGCCGGCTATGGGATTTGACCACAAATCCATTTTTCAGCTGGCCCTGCAGCGGCTGCAGTCAAAGATCCAGTACGATCCGGTGGGGTTTGAGCTGCTGGATGAGTTGTTTACCATTACGGAACTCCACGAATTATACGAATGTATCCTGCATATCACGATTGACCGGCGTAATTTCCGGCGTAAGATACTGGATGCTGCCTATGTAATTAACACGGGCATGAAAAGAGAAGGGTTGAAGAACCGCCACCCGGAGCTATACCGGTTTAATAAACAATTAAAGAAACATAGCTTTCAGATCAGTATCCCGGCTGAATAA